In the Colletotrichum lupini chromosome 4, complete sequence genome, AGGGAGTTTGGTTCGGCAGCAAGCACGCCGTTCTCGCCCTCCGCCGCAACAAGAAGACAAAGGGCTCCATCATCAACACCGCCTCAGTTGTCGCTCTTGTCGGCGCTGCTACTCCCCAGCTTGCCTACACCGCTTCCAAGGGTGCCGTCCTTGCCCTTACCCGTGAGCTCGCCATGGTCCACGCCCGCGAGGGTTACCGCTTCAACTCCCTCTGCCCGGCGCCTCTCAACACTCCTCTGTTGCAGGACTGGCTCGGCGACGACGTGCCCAAGCGCATGCGCCGCGAGATTCACTTCCCTACCGGCCGCTTCGGCGAGGCCATTGAGCAGGCCCAGGCTGTTCTCTTCCTCGCCAGCGACGAGTCCAGCTTCGTGAACGGCCACGATATGGTTGTCGACGGCGGCATGACCAAGGCCTACGTTACCCCCGAGGGCCCCGCGGCGCCTGCCCCCATCAACAACGCCAGCCGCACCAGCCTCGAGTAATGGT is a window encoding:
- a CDS encoding short-chain dehydrogenase; amino-acid sequence: MGSVPAEIGGRLAGKNAVVTGAAGGIGLETTILFAKEGASVAMADISAPALEKAKAKVLSLLPSARIETKVTDVSKEDQVKALIDSVDAWGGLDIIFNNAGIMHAKDDDAVNTPEEIWDLTQNINVKGVWFGSKHAVLALRRNKKTKGSIINTASVVALVGAATPQLAYTASKGAVLALTRELAMVHAREGYRFNSLCPAPLNTPLLQDWLGDDVPKRMRREIHFPTGRFGEAIEQAQAVLFLASDESSFVNGHDMVVDGGMTKAYVTPEGPAAPAPINNASRTSLE